A region from the Mucilaginibacter sp. CSA2-8R genome encodes:
- the mnmH gene encoding tRNA 2-selenouridine(34) synthase MnmH produces the protein MSRSVTITEYFDLPETVPLIDVRTPAEFEHGHVPGAFNIPLFTNEERVKVGTTYKQQSREDAILLGFDLTGNKWSGFIRTVLQIAPQKKVAVHCWRGGMRSGAMAWALGLYGFEVYLIQGGYKNYRRWVLQQFNTPYKLLVLGGMTGSGKTHILHQLASQHQQVINLEDLAQHQGSSYGTLNKMVQPTQEQFENNLAQQLHRQNKVQPIWLEDESQTIGKRFIPKPLWVQMRQSVLINLQVPHEERITALATEYGSLDKAFLITCTERIHKRLGPEQTKHAIAAIQENRMEDFVRLVLVYYDKTYRAGLSKREQGMVFNIQADSNDAVHNAKLSLNFVNQNASLHKA, from the coding sequence ATGAGTCGTTCTGTAACCATCACTGAGTATTTTGACCTGCCCGAAACGGTGCCATTGATAGACGTGCGCACGCCTGCCGAGTTTGAGCATGGACATGTGCCCGGCGCTTTTAACATTCCGTTGTTTACAAACGAAGAACGGGTAAAGGTAGGCACCACTTACAAACAGCAAAGCCGAGAGGATGCCATATTGCTGGGGTTTGACCTGACGGGCAATAAATGGTCGGGGTTTATACGCACCGTATTGCAAATAGCGCCGCAAAAAAAGGTGGCCGTGCATTGTTGGCGCGGCGGTATGCGGAGCGGTGCCATGGCCTGGGCGCTTGGTTTATATGGCTTTGAGGTATACCTTATTCAGGGTGGCTACAAAAATTACCGCCGCTGGGTGTTACAGCAGTTTAATACGCCTTATAAACTGCTCGTTTTAGGTGGTATGACCGGCTCTGGTAAAACACACATTTTGCATCAACTTGCCAGTCAGCATCAGCAGGTTATTAATTTGGAAGATCTAGCGCAGCACCAGGGATCATCATACGGCACTTTAAATAAAATGGTGCAGCCCACACAAGAGCAATTTGAAAACAACCTGGCCCAACAGCTTCACCGGCAAAACAAAGTACAACCCATCTGGCTGGAAGACGAAAGCCAAACCATCGGCAAACGCTTTATCCCTAAACCGTTATGGGTGCAAATGCGACAGTCGGTATTGATTAATTTGCAAGTTCCTCACGAAGAACGTATCACTGCATTAGCTACCGAATACGGCTCTCTTGACAAAGCATTTTTAATTACCTGCACCGAGCGCATACATAAGCGCCTGGGGCCCGAACAAACCAAACACGCTATTGCTGCCATACAAGAAAACCGCATGGAAGATTTTGTGCGGCTGGTGCTGGTATACTACGATAAAACTTACCGCGCCGGCCTGTCTAAACGCGAGCAAGGAATGGTATTTAATATACAAGCCGACAGTAACGATGCGGTACACAATGCCAAATTGAGTTTAAATTTTGTAAACCAAAATGCAAGCTTGCACAAAGCTTAA
- the selD gene encoding selenide, water dikinase SelD — translation MDQPKIKLTQYSHGAGCGCKISPAVLDKILHSNTTYPPDARLLVGNDKRDDAAVLDLGNGTALISTTDFFMPIVDDAFDFGRIASANAISDVYAMGGKPVLAIAILGWPIDKLPPEAAQQVLEGSRAVCAQAGITLAGGHSIDCPEPVFGLAVNGIVQLNQLKQNSTATAGCRLYITKPLGVGILSTAQKRGLLQPEDAAIALKSMTTLNSLGELLGTMETVKAMTDVTGFGLLGHLSEMCEGSGLSAVIEYKKVPVISSIPQYLAQNCYPGGTGRNWNSYGQKISTLTHEQRYILADPQTSGGLLVAVAEEGVAEFEAVLKQHGLSVQSFGYLTSQSPGPLIQVN, via the coding sequence ATGGATCAACCCAAAATTAAACTTACCCAATACTCACATGGTGCCGGCTGCGGCTGCAAAATCAGTCCGGCCGTGTTAGATAAAATACTGCACAGCAATACAACCTACCCGCCCGATGCCCGGCTGCTGGTAGGCAATGATAAACGTGATGACGCAGCAGTGCTTGATTTGGGAAACGGCACAGCACTAATATCGACCACTGATTTTTTTATGCCCATAGTAGATGATGCTTTTGATTTTGGCCGCATTGCCTCGGCCAATGCCATAAGCGATGTTTATGCTATGGGCGGCAAACCAGTGCTGGCCATTGCTATCTTAGGGTGGCCCATTGATAAATTACCGCCCGAGGCAGCGCAACAGGTACTGGAGGGCTCGCGTGCTGTATGCGCGCAGGCAGGCATCACACTGGCAGGCGGGCATAGCATTGATTGCCCCGAACCGGTGTTTGGCCTGGCCGTTAATGGGATTGTGCAGTTAAATCAGCTTAAGCAAAACTCAACCGCTACCGCAGGCTGCCGCCTGTATATAACCAAGCCATTAGGCGTTGGTATACTGTCAACCGCACAAAAGCGAGGCTTACTACAGCCTGAGGACGCCGCCATTGCGTTAAAAAGCATGACCACGCTAAACAGCTTAGGAGAATTGTTGGGTACTATGGAAACTGTGAAGGCTATGACCGATGTAACCGGGTTTGGTTTGTTAGGCCACTTGAGCGAGATGTGCGAGGGTAGCGGCTTATCGGCAGTTATCGAGTACAAAAAGGTTCCGGTGATATCGTCCATTCCGCAATATTTGGCGCAAAATTGCTATCCGGGTGGCACCGGGCGAAACTGGAATAGCTATGGCCAAAAAATCAGTACCCTGACCCACGAGCAAAGGTACATTTTGGCAGACCCGCAAACCAGCGGTGGCTTACTGGTTGCCGTGGCTGAAGAAGGCGTGGCCGAATTTGAAGCTGTATTAAAGCAGCATGGCTTATCGGTGCAGTCTTTCGGGTATTTAACATCGCAAAGCCCTGGGCCTTTAATTCAAGTAAACTAA